One Methylocapsa sp. D3K7 DNA window includes the following coding sequences:
- a CDS encoding MFS transporter, translated as MREAAYEIIETRVPGRLDRLPWGRFHTLVAVALGITWVLDGLEVTLAGSIAGALEASPRLHFTASDIGLASSLYLTGAVVGALGFGWLTDRLGRRPMFFITLGLYLVATAATAFAWNFASFCVFRMLTGAGIGGEYSAVNSTIQEMIPARYRGWTDLAINGSFWIGAALGAGGSIIVLDPARFPPDIGWRLAFLIGSVLGLIIFALRTWIPESPRWLVIHGRETEAEKVTTAIEDRFRLHGVRFSDVSALKPMRLRPRAYTPLHEVLKTLFVTFRARTLLGLALMGAQAFFYNAIFFTYALVLTRFYNVPSYSVGWYILPFALGNVLGPLFLGPLFDSIGRKPMIAFTYAASGVLLAGSGWLFANQLLDAAWQTITWTVVFFFASAAAGAAYLTVSEIFPVEIRALAIAFFYAAGTAVGGVAAPFLFGTLIETGSRGSVFGGYLFGSCLMIIASIAMIIWGVEAARKPLEAVARPLSSAPD; from the coding sequence ACATGGGTCTTGGATGGCCTTGAAGTCACCCTTGCTGGGTCGATCGCGGGCGCGCTCGAAGCCAGCCCTCGCCTGCACTTCACCGCGTCGGACATCGGGCTCGCCTCCAGTCTTTATCTCACGGGCGCCGTCGTGGGGGCGCTTGGGTTTGGTTGGCTGACGGACAGGCTTGGCCGCAGACCCATGTTCTTTATCACGTTGGGACTTTATCTCGTTGCCACGGCCGCGACTGCTTTCGCCTGGAATTTTGCAAGCTTTTGTGTGTTCCGAATGTTGACGGGCGCTGGGATCGGCGGCGAATACAGCGCGGTCAATTCGACGATTCAAGAGATGATCCCAGCCCGCTATCGCGGCTGGACCGACCTTGCCATCAATGGCTCGTTCTGGATTGGCGCCGCTCTTGGGGCGGGCGGCTCCATCATCGTTCTCGACCCCGCCCGCTTCCCTCCCGACATCGGCTGGCGGCTTGCGTTTCTCATTGGGTCGGTACTCGGGCTCATTATCTTTGCGCTTCGGACCTGGATCCCGGAAAGCCCGCGCTGGCTGGTCATCCATGGCCGGGAGACAGAAGCTGAGAAAGTCACCACTGCCATTGAAGACAGATTTCGTCTCCACGGCGTGCGCTTTTCAGATGTTTCGGCGCTCAAGCCCATGCGATTGCGCCCGCGGGCTTACACACCCTTGCATGAAGTCCTCAAAACGCTATTCGTCACCTTTCGTGCCCGAACTCTGTTGGGGCTTGCCCTGATGGGGGCGCAAGCATTTTTCTACAATGCAATTTTCTTCACCTATGCTCTCGTACTGACACGTTTTTATAACGTCCCGTCCTACAGTGTCGGCTGGTACATTCTTCCCTTCGCGCTCGGCAACGTGCTCGGTCCCTTGTTTCTGGGCCCCTTGTTCGATTCGATTGGCCGCAAGCCAATGATTGCGTTCACCTATGCGGCTTCCGGTGTGCTTCTCGCGGGAAGCGGCTGGCTATTCGCTAATCAACTGCTCGATGCGGCCTGGCAGACGATAACTTGGACAGTGGTCTTCTTTTTTGCGTCCGCGGCAGCGGGGGCCGCGTATCTCACCGTGTCCGAGATATTTCCGGTCGAAATCCGCGCGCTTGCGATTGCCTTTTTCTATGCCGCTGGCACGGCGGTCGGCGGGGTGGCAGCACCGTTTTTATTTGGGACGCTCATTGAAACGGGCTCTCGTGGCAGTGTTTTTGGCGGATACCTCTTTGGCTCCTGCCTTATGATCATCGCTTCGATCGCCATGATAATCTGGGGCGTCGAGGCCGCGCGCAAACCGCTCGAAGCTGTGGCGCGGCCGCTGTCATCGGCACCAGATTGA
- a CDS encoding aspartate aminotransferase family protein has protein sequence MLEEREAERYALHTQHLNEMMVRVLRTLGFDVGFRTGQGQYLFDRTGTRYLDLLSGWGVFGIGRNHPLLRETLSQVLASDLPNLVQMDVSVLAGLLAERLLGFVPYLDKAFFTNSGAEAVETAIKFARSATRRPGIVYCDHAFHGLTYGALSANGDDIFRGGFGPLLPGFSAIPFNDLAALEKALSARDVAAFIVEPIQGKGVNIPDDLYLRGAQALCRKYGTLLVADEIQTGMGRTGRFLAVEHWGVEPDMVLLAKSLSGGHVPVGAVLTRKAIFEKVFNRMDRAVVHGSTFGKNDLAMAAGLASLEVIETEGLVHKSAQTGARLLTAFEKMAQRYELVHQVRGKGLMIGIEFGPPRSLKLKAAWSLLETVSAGLFCQLITIPLFKDHKILVQVAGHANTTIKLLPALAITDSDCEWIEHAFDAVIADSHRVPGAVWSLGKTLADHAIKAYATK, from the coding sequence ATGTTGGAGGAGCGCGAAGCGGAGCGCTATGCGCTGCACACCCAACATCTGAACGAAATGATGGTTCGCGTGTTGAGGACACTTGGCTTCGACGTCGGATTTCGCACCGGTCAAGGCCAATATCTCTTCGATCGCACCGGCACCCGTTATCTTGATCTCCTCAGCGGATGGGGCGTGTTCGGCATCGGCCGCAATCATCCGCTGCTGCGTGAAACGTTGAGCCAGGTGCTTGCCAGCGATCTGCCCAATCTGGTGCAAATGGACGTGTCCGTCCTTGCCGGTCTGCTCGCCGAGCGTTTGCTCGGTTTCGTTCCTTATCTCGACAAAGCCTTCTTCACAAATTCGGGGGCCGAGGCCGTCGAAACTGCGATCAAATTCGCCCGCAGCGCAACTCGCCGTCCCGGCATTGTCTATTGCGATCACGCCTTTCATGGTTTGACCTATGGCGCTTTGTCGGCGAATGGCGACGACATATTTAGAGGTGGCTTTGGCCCGCTTCTCCCCGGCTTTTCGGCCATTCCCTTCAATGATCTCGCCGCTTTGGAAAAAGCCTTGTCGGCCCGTGATGTCGCGGCCTTCATTGTCGAGCCAATCCAGGGCAAAGGGGTAAATATACCGGATGATCTCTATCTTCGCGGCGCTCAGGCCTTGTGCCGCAAATATGGAACATTGCTGGTCGCTGACGAAATTCAGACGGGGATGGGCCGCACCGGACGTTTTCTTGCCGTCGAACATTGGGGTGTCGAGCCGGACATGGTCTTGCTCGCCAAATCGCTCTCCGGCGGACATGTGCCGGTCGGCGCGGTTTTGACCCGCAAGGCGATTTTCGAAAAAGTCTTCAACCGCATGGACCGCGCCGTCGTGCATGGTTCCACCTTCGGAAAGAACGACCTGGCGATGGCGGCTGGTCTTGCGAGCCTTGAGGTGATCGAAACCGAAGGGCTTGTTCATAAGTCCGCGCAGACAGGAGCAAGACTTCTCACCGCGTTTGAGAAAATGGCGCAACGCTACGAGCTGGTGCACCAGGTACGGGGCAAAGGCCTCATGATCGGTATTGAATTCGGACCGCCTCGGTCGCTCAAACTCAAGGCTGCCTGGTCCCTGCTTGAAACGGTCAGCGCCGGTCTCTTTTGTCAGCTCATCACCATCCCGCTGTTCAAGGATCACAAGATCCTCGTCCAAGTCGCTGGCCACGCCAACACCACCATCAAGCTGCTGCCAGCACTTGCGATCACGGACTCTGATTGCGAGTGGATCGAACATGCTTTCGACGCGGTGATCGCCGATAGCCATCGCGTGCCCGGCGCGGTTTGGTCGCTTGGCAAGACCTTGGCAGATCATGCAATCAAGGCCTACGCAACGAAATAG
- a CDS encoding DUF4142 domain-containing protein, whose translation MERPFLPKPVLAILAGALAALTAVLSAAAQTGGGGEAAPSSSPPPQAVPASELTSHFVATAVPTTNFIATASRMAISKSRNAKIQRFAGTLAKDQTSIANSLAAWVNVNGPVVTLRSPYTGQIGPGATKLRAPNLLPAQVTSLQHLSASSSHDFDALFVSAQMEALVQLQILYRDFIQNGTDPGLHAIAERELPKVEQTISALDSL comes from the coding sequence ATGGAACGCCCCTTTTTGCCCAAGCCGGTCCTTGCAATCCTAGCCGGAGCCTTGGCGGCCCTGACCGCCGTTTTGTCCGCCGCCGCTCAGACGGGGGGAGGGGGAGAAGCAGCCCCATCTTCGTCTCCTCCGCCTCAGGCTGTTCCAGCCTCCGAACTGACTTCTCATTTCGTGGCAACCGCTGTTCCGACAACGAATTTCATAGCCACCGCCAGCCGCATGGCCATTTCCAAATCGCGCAATGCCAAAATTCAGCGGTTCGCTGGCACTCTCGCCAAGGACCAAACCTCGATTGCCAACTCTCTGGCTGCTTGGGTTAACGTGAATGGTCCTGTTGTAACACTCCGTTCTCCTTATACGGGACAGATAGGGCCAGGGGCGACGAAGCTAAGGGCGCCGAATTTGCTGCCCGCGCAAGTCACCAGCTTGCAGCACCTTTCGGCATCGAGCAGCCACGATTTCGACGCGCTGTTCGTTTCGGCGCAGATGGAGGCATTGGTTCAACTGCAGATTCTTTATCGCGATTTTATTCAAAATGGCACGGACCCCGGCCTGCACGCCATTGCCGAGCGCGAATTGCCGAAGGTAGAGCAGACAATTTCGGCGCTCGACTCACTATAG